In one window of Drosophila mauritiana strain mau12 chromosome X, ASM438214v1, whole genome shotgun sequence DNA:
- the LOC117148465 gene encoding glycine-rich protein 5, producing the protein MKVFVCLLVSLALANAGGLRGGAGGGYLPGGGRGGGGGGFGGRPAIGAGLVSHVSQSQGNTKVHIGGGSAGGAGAYGGGGYGGGAASYGGGAGAAFGGGAGASYGGGAASYGGGRGSGGWQGAGAGRGGAGGAAGWQGAGAGRGGAGGWQGGAGGAGAGNAWGNPAEFDYTVNHASGGAGGAGGAYGSAAGAYGGGSRGGAGWWND; encoded by the exons ATGAAG GTCTTTGTGTGCTTATTGGTTTCCCTGGCTCTGGCCAACGCCGGTGGCCTCCGAGGCGGTGCAGGAGGCGGCTATCTACCCGGTGGAGGacgtggtggtggcggcggaggATTCGGTGGCCGCCCGGCTATTGGAGCTGGCCTGGTGTCCCACGTCTCGCAGTCGCAGGGCAACACTAAGGTCCACATCGGCGGTGGTTCCGCCGGCGGTGCTGGTGCTTACGGAGGTGGCGGCTATGGCGGCGGTGCTGCCTCGTACGGCGGTGGAGCTGGTGCTGCCTTTGGCGGTGGTGCTGGAGCTTCCTACGGCGGTGGTGCAGCCTCTTATGGCGGTGGACGCGGATCTGGTGGATGGCAAGGAGCTGGGGCTGGACGTGGTggtgctggaggagctgctggCTGGCAAGGTGCTGGAGCAGGTCGTGGTGGAGCAGGGGGCTGGCAGGGTGGTGCcggaggagctggagctggcaaCGCCTGGGGCAACCCCGCTGAGTTCGATTACACTGTCAACCACGCTTCCGGAGGTGCTGGTGGTGCAGGTGGGGCCTACGGTAGTGCTGCTGGTGCATACGGTGGTGGCTCCCGCGGCGGTGCCGGCTGGTGGAACGATTAA
- the LOC117146448 gene encoding 3'-5' RNA helicase YTHDC2, with amino-acid sequence MADSEKVVKRGRRQGRKKAPPDPGQAAVLVVDGRVTGGKKGTGKQKTLPGNAKADGGDKLISEDEKMLRQLVNDFLQSCEPKKQLPGLTKAQRSHVHRLAQNRGLKTVSKGSEEDRVLFISRPQSDGQQQYLLCNTKLHICPPLLDVLGQMAGNVERRLINSVEGFKRKKEQYQDRRRPSNFGLVGQRLIPPPQSNRNRNIQHERRSLPIYKQRESILNVLQRDQVLIIKGATGSGKSTQLPQYILEWAAEHRSPVRIVVSQPRRLAAISVSERISKERGEAPGTTVGYQIRMNRQCSSNTVLMLTTSGCLLRALAMDKESFFKNTTHLIIDEAHERDLDTDFLLLATKLELQKNPHLRLVLMSATMDLEALSNYFGGGTVMDVEGRNFGVAIYHLEDILSNTGYMHPRMEQFLGKPTGEETPSELLAAYYGGRTIIDPDIDNDLIVSLLELLLRQGDAGAVIVYLPGYSDMTSLLARLESSLPQDQITIILLHSQVDNNEHRKVFRVYPGVRLKIILSTNIGQTSITIPDLLYVIDTGRAKMKTYDMTIDASQLTITWISQADAKQRAGRAGRVCHGNCYRLYDNDRLAKMDLYTVPEIMRRTLDEICLLTKLAAPDKKIENFLDLALDTPPKDAVIQSCSRLKLLGVLDERGEVTQLGHIIAELPLGVQIGKCLVYSIYLRCLDSMTIIAAYHSVRDPFVLNIERGKKPGQQNRRILFAGDGMSDSLAAIKLYEEFTNLKRMDIGDFCEHNFVCRNAMEMFVSAVSTLRDTVYRIFRFSEASARLASSFNDDTNMIRLALTAGLYPKLAYMDREKKNQLVAEGDPFVQVSRSSCLLGKKKQKNLASEWILFLEKTRTADQISSLEYTTLVSGLMVALAGGKQFVTEAHGFEVLLCLDSWIRLKCPAEFGLQLHKVRMLMEREFAELVATRKLSLVSDFIGPETVRRLLKADMPSTSLAEGKSLLDRGNCDNDV; translated from the exons ATGGCGGACAGTGAAAAAGTTGTGAAACGCGGCCGACGCCAGGGCAGGAAGAAGGCACCACCGGATCCTGGACAGGCGGCAGTGTTGGTGGTCGATGGCCGGGTAACCGGTGGGAAGAAGGGCACTGGCAAACAGAAGACTCTACCGGGCAACGCGAAAGCCGACGGGGGCGACAAGCTGATTTCCGAGGACGAAAAGATGCTGCGCCAACTGGTCAACGACTTCCTGCAAAGTTGCGAGCCGAAGAAACAGCTCCCCGGACTTACCAAAGCCCAGCGCAGCCACGTTCACCGATTGGCCCAGAATCGCGGGCTTAAGACGGTGAGCAAGGGTTCAGAGGAGGACCGCGTCCTTTTTATAAGTCGCCCGCAGTCGGATGGCCAACAGCAGTACCTCCTTTGCAACACAAAGCTGCACATTTGCCCACCGCTCCTAGACGTTCTGGGACAAATGGCCGGCAATGTGGAACGAAGATTGATAAACTCCGTTGAAGGCTTTAAGCGCAAGAAAGAGCAGTATCAGGATAGACGGCGTCCTTCCAACTTCGGCCTAGTCGGGCAGAGGCTTATTCCGCCGCCGCAGAGCAACCGGAACAGGAACATTCAGCACGAGCGCCGGAGCCTGCCCATCTACAAGCAGCGAGAGAGCATCCTCAACGTTCTGCAGCGTGATCAG GTTTTGATCATTAAAGGAGCCACTGGCTCTGGCAAGTCCACCCAACTTCCTCAGTACATCCTTGAGTGGGCCGCAGAGCATCGATCTCCAGTCAGGATCGTGGTAAGTCAGCCTCGACGCTTAGCAGCTATCAGTGTCTCGGAGCGCATTTCCAAGGAGCGCGGAGAGGCGCCTGGCACCACAGTGGGCTATCAGATTCGCATGAATA GACAATGCAGCAGCAATACGGTTCTAATGCTGACCACCAGTGGTTGCCTTTTGAGGGCTCTCGCCATGGACAAGGAGTCTTTCTTCAAAAACACCACCCACTTAATCATTGACGAAGCCCACGAGCGTGATTTGGACACAGACTTCCTGCTGCTGGCCACCAAGCTGGAGCTGCAAAAGAATCCGCACCTCCGCCTCGTGCTTATGTCGGCCACCATGGATCTTGAAGCATTGTCCAACTATTTTGGTGGGGGCACCGTGATGGATGTAGAGGGGCGCAACTTCGGGGTGGCGATCTATCATCTAGAAGACATTCTTAGTAATACTGGATACATGCACCCGAGAATGGAGCAGTTTTTGGGCAAGCCGACAGGCGAAGAAACTCCTAGCGAACTGCTAGCCGCCTATTATGGAGGTCGCACAATCATAGATCCGGATATCGACAATGACTTGATTGTTTCGCTATTGGAATTATTACTGCGCCAAGGTGACGCTGGAGCGGTGATTGTGTACCTGCCAGGCTATAGCGATATGACCTCGCTACTGGCCCGCTTGGAATCGTCTCTACCGCAGGACCAGATTACTATCATACTGCTTCATAGCCAGGTGGACAACAACGAGCACCGCAAGGTCTTCCGCGTTTACCCTGGCGTGCGTTTAAAGATTATTCTTAGTACCAACATAGGACAAACTTCGATCACCATTCCGGATCTACTTTATGTCATCGACACGGGCCGCGCCAAGATGAAGACCTATGACATGACCATAGATGCATCGCAGTTAACCATTACGTGGATCTCGCAGGCGGACGCCAAACAGCGTGCGGGAAGAGCTGGACGCGTGTGCCATGGCAATTGCTATCGGCTGTATGACAACGACCGCCTGGCCAAAATGGATCTGTACACCGTCCCAGAGATCATGAGGCGTACCTTGGACGAGATATGTCTGCTGACCAAGTTGGCAGCTCCAGACaagaaaatagaaaatttTCTAGATCTGGCTTTGGATACCCCACCAAAGGATGCCGTAATACAGTCCTGTTCTAGACTGAAGCTATTGGGCGTGCTCGACGAACGGGGCGAGGTCACGCAACTGGGACATATCATTGCCGAACTGCCTTTAGGCGTTCAAATCGGCAAATGCCTGGTGTACTCCATTTACTTGCGCTGCCTGGACAGCATGACCATAATTGCGGCCTACCACTCGGTGAGGGATCCCTTTGTTCTAAACATAGAGCGTGGCAAGAAaccaggccagcagaaccgcAGAATTCTTTTCGCTGGCGACGGAATGAGTGATTCGCTGGCGGCCATTAAACTCTACGAGGAGTTCACGAACTTGAAGCGCATGGACATCGGCGATTTTTGCGAGCACAATTTTGTTTGCCGTAACGCAATGGAGATGTTCGTCTCGGCGGTGAGCACACTACGCGACACCGTGTACCGTATCTTCCGCTTTAGCGAGGCCAGTGCTCGTTTGGCCTCGTCTTTCAACGATGATACGAATATGATCCGCCTGGCCCTGACTGCAGGACTGTATCCCAAGTTGGCGTACATGGACCGCGAGAAAAAAAACCAGCTGGTGGCTGAAGGAGATCCATTTGTTCAGGTTTCGAGATCCTCTTGCCTTTTGGGCAAAAAGAAGCAAAAGAATTTGGCCAGCGAGTGGATCCTGTTTCTTGAGAAGACCCGCACTGCAGACCAAATTTCCTCGCTAGAGTATACCACCTTGGTAAGCGGCTTGATGGTGGCTCTGGCAGGCGGAAAGCAGTTCGTAACCGAGGCGCATGGGTTCGAAGTGCTGCTGTGCCTGGACTCCTGGATCCGTCTGAAATGCCCAGCTGAATTTGGACTCCAGCTCCATAAAGTGCGAATGCTAATGGAGCGTGAATTCGCCGAGTTGGTGGCGACGCGGAAGCTTAGTCTAGTGAGCGATTTCATAGGGCCGGAAACAGTTCGGCGATTGTTGAAGGCGGATATGCCCTCGACCAGCCTGGCCGAGGGCAAAAGCCTTCTGGACAGAGGCAACTGTGATAACGACGTTTGA
- the LOC117146450 gene encoding uncharacterized protein LOC117146450 has translation MEKRSERIGQRLRALEMAIETNSKQLEENRKQTARNMALVKKVFLEGKAKNVRQAFPVSSDKDLADLELKISESVESKKRYIKEVKNLLKRNILSKAIKSVAEEQLLCAYNIGGRNGKKALKSFPQFFSVLIECIASLVGQQEAEKALSHALTCVKNNANKKKNKTM, from the exons ATGGAAAAACGCTCTGAAAGGATCGGCCAACGGCTTCGGGCCTTGGAAATGGCAATAGAAACGAACTCGaagcagctggaggagaacAGAAAACAGACTGCTAGGAATATGGCTTTGGTGAagaaggttttcttggaggGGAAAGCAAAAAATGTGCGTCAGGCGTTCCCAGTCTCATCGGATAAGGACCTTGCAGATTTAGAGCTGAAAATAAGCGAGTCCGTAGAGTCCAAAAAACGCTAC ATTAAAGAAGTAAAAAACCTTTTAAAGCGCAACATCTTGTCGAAGGCAATCAAGAGCGTTGCGGAGGAACAGCTCTTGTGCGCTTACAATATAGGCGGCCGCAACGGGAAGAAGGCTTTAAAATCATTTCCACAATTCTTCTCAGTTTTGATTG AGTGCATTGCTTCGTTGGTAGGCCAGCAGGAAGCGGAGAAGGCCCTGTCCCACGCACTTACATGCGTAAAAAATaacgcaaacaaaaaaaagaataaaactATGTAA